TCGTCGTTTTACACCCCTGCACTTTGAATACGCGTTCCGCTTGTCGAACAATGACGAGTGCGTCATCGTTTGTCAAGATAATTCAGCTTCATGTTAGCAAGTATCGTTTTGATTCTCACGATACGTCGCCTGGTGGGCCGTAACGTGTATTATTCTTGTTGTAAATCTCTTTGAACAATAAAGCTTTAAAAATAACACTTGCATCCTactgaaaaatattatgagaTATCGTTCAGACAAtcgtaaattttcaattaaatttatattacgtagaatattcagttttatttaattatttgtttttttttctttcttttttttttgtacacaCAATATCTTGTTTTAACATCATTCTCTTTATAGGTTTTACGAACGGACAggttttctttgaattttattaaaacatgaAACGTAATTTATTgcgttttctatatatatatattggttgATTGTACTTTCTGTGTTGTTAGTTCGATAGTTGTAATGCGCCTGTCGACGATCTCTAGTAAAAGATAGTAGAAGTCTGAATAAAGGGTTGCGTCTGAAAAGGGATAGGGCGTGGTCGTTGAAAAGTGGAGATAAGCCTATGGGATTGTTCGAATTTcaaaacaatatatttaacaacgacaacaacgacaacaacagcattaatactaataatagacataataataataataataataataataataatagtaatactaTTTGTAATGATTATGATAATAGTGGTGATAGTAACTGTGCGTGACTTAGAAAGTGGAGTGAAagttaacaataaattattatttattacttttatatatatatataataatgtccgcgtaaaaagaataaaaaatatatatacatatatctagagaaataaaaagagaagaagaaaaaaagaaagccatataaaagaaaataaatcatcgataaatttaatgattcCAAATGTACGAATTATTCGATCTAAAATGATCTATTCTTTGTAATTGAATCGATGCAATCTTTCCGACTCATCTTCAATCGcgatttgtatttatttattttttttttttttatatatatttatttatatttttctttggtaAGTAAATTTTCGTTGTGGTCCCGAGTCAGTTTCCGTTCCATTTCGAGACGAATAAGGCTCCACTGGTTTTACTTCGCGGGATGCAATCCGGTGCGTTAGGAGTTTCTTAAAATAGTTTCTTGAATCTTCACGCACGCATTGCTCATAGCACGTGCAGTGCACGCGGATACGGTACGATGTCTGCTGCAATGTATCGCACGTGACGTGCCTTTGAATCCTCATCCTCACCGAAATCTTCCTCTTTGATATGTGCGAGTGTATCAATCCTACGATAAGTTCTTCGATAGATCGATTTATATTCCTTGTACATTATACGATTCGTCAAGTTAATCGCTGTTTCGATACCAgtacttttcctttcttcagaaatatattttccgacgatatatcatatttttaaaatgaatattctaTCATAGGACACGAACAATcggaatattctttttttaatttaatttaatttaatttttgatcaaTTCAAAATCTGATTTCGTAGAATCACTTCGAACGATTCGAACAAAACGATGAAAGATCGATCAGTTTGAATTCAATCAGATGAAGTTTAATAACGAACAATacatattatgaaaaaatacgaatttaCGGATACATTGTTTTCGTAATATTTGATACTTCATTGAAACATTcaggattaaaaattttattggttTTTATCAgcctttttatcgatttttcttttcactttttttgtCTTCGATTGCTCAATTGGTAAATAAATGTTAGTTCGACGAACctctaaaatttttttctctctttttttattttatacaaaatcaaTGAACGATAGATACGACAAGGAGTCTGTAAACGCAAACAGACGACTGAAGTGCTTCTCGGAAATCACTCTCGCGTATGCTACGTACTCGTGTGTTCGGTTTTACATGGGTGGAGTACCACGACCTCTCCTTGTCGAGCATCGGCCGTTTTAATCagtgaataatattatatcggaCATTTTACGAGagaatttaaattaaacgCTTTTGTTCGTGGAATGATCATGATTTAGGATCACATTTCGTATTTTATGTCTAGTCATATACCTGTCtacatatatttcaaataaatgatactaataataaatttttcaaacgaacaaATATTTGTCCTACGTATTGattattccattttatttataaatttaatatactcGATCTctcacgaaaaaaaagaaagaaatttcctatttatatattaatatttattaaataattatataaaataattacatacgtAAAGTCGTTAAAGAGTAAAGAAATTGTAATTGCAGTCTTAGGTCATTATTAACGTTAAGCACGATGACTAAagtaaagtaagaaaaaatatgatgtCCTTTGCAATATATGcatatgataaatttaatacactgttaacttttctattttgttattaatattaacactAAATGACGCACGCATAACACTATTAATactatactaaaaaaaaaaaaaaagaattatatattatgataaataatattactattaaaacAATGTTTCATTAGATGTATTATCATCATTTCTTCCtatgctttctctttttattaatactataagagacataaaattatttgtacgaATTGAGTAAGGGTATTGGAAGTTAAAGTCAAtcaaatcaataataattcaaatgcACTCAGCATTAGTTTTGCAAATTTGTTGtctcctttcccttcttccttcttcttttttatctcaataatgtaaatatctGATTCAAGAAATCAGAATCAAAGTGAGACTTAAAATGTGACTACGTAATCAGTGACAAAAAGGGATGGTgggagaaagaagagcaaaagagacagagagagagagagagagagagagagagagagagaaagagagaggagacatTGCTTTAAACGGTGGGACAAAGAGGACATGAGCTTGTTTCATGTGAAtgcaagagagatagagagttaGTTAAAGAGCGTGGATGtggaggagggagagaagaaagagttCCTTATCGAGTCCGAAGagtcgaagagaagagaaggagaactcCAGTCATTGCTGGCAcacgcctctctctctctttctctctctctctctctctctgtctgtctgtctgtctgtctttctttctttctctctttctcactctctctttctttttctccttctctccagCTTCTACTCTTCTTACCGCGAGATCGCGTTACTTCAGTCGAGACTCGAGGGACTCACGGTACGCGAGTCGTTCTCCGAGAGGAAGTTAGCGAGAGAGTGGCGAGTTAGAGCGATATCGTTGAGATTCGTGCGTGAAAAGGATTCTTcaggaagaataagaaaatctccttcgttcgttctttcgttcgttgtaaatgaaaaaaaaaaaaaagaaaattgtcagATACCGAAGATTCATTCGATAAGatttcaaaagagaaaggagaaaaaaggaaatcattTTTGTAATCAGATCTAATTTACAATGAATACGTGGAATTGAATTTGTTCTGTTTATTGGATCGTACGTTCGTTTGTTagaaatttgatataaatatgatataattcaTTCTTCGATAGAAACGTTCATTCTTTGACAGAAGAGTTGAGAAGGATAAGAGTGTATTCTTCGGTATTAAAGTGTTTTAACgttttaagagaaaataacTGGGAAAGGGGAGATTAACTGGCTCCTCGAAAGAACATTTCCTTGTTTATTGAGAAAATTCTGTGGACGgcagaatatttatattcctcTTAGACAAACATCTTCCTTGAACTATCGTAAAGCAATTTAGTCTGAGCTAAGCGTTGTGGTTTAATGCGTCATGGAAATCATCTCGTTAGGTTCCTATTATCTTCGCATCGTGTTGTTTGTCCGTGAGACTAGTTCATAACGATCCTTGGATTGCTTTTCCTTTGAGATAATCGTACATACGTTGTTCGAAGATCGCATCGCGTCGATAGACGCGGAAAGGGTCTGTGATGTTTCTAACAACGACATGAAAATACTTTTACGTGGTATAGTTTTTGGAAAGGAATAATGGAATCGAATCAACGATTAGATAAAAGAGTCAGAACGAGAAGTAATCTaacggaagaaaagaaacaaggagTTTGACAAAACGAAATGTTGGACGTGTAGGTTCAAGAATATCGGATCGGTGATCGGTTAAAAGACcaaatcgatttatcgaagtAGAACGAATCCAAAGAGACCGGCGAGAATCTTGAcgagataagaaaatgaatCGTCGATCGGCGTGCGTATCGAGAGAACCGGTAAAGCAGTGAGTTTTTGCGCAAAGCGCGATGAGATGATATCGTAAGATTAGAAGAGAAAGCGGATGTGTTTGCCAGAAGGTACTTAGCCGAATAATCAGCAGAAAATCTCGAGATGCCGCGTAGGAACGAGGACGAGGTCGATAAGGACGACTCGCCTTTGAGGGCACATTACGTCTTGCACAGATCGTGTCGTGGAAAGGCTCACGCCAGTGGGATCGCTAAACAGACCAATAATCGTCGGATGATCCTTCCTCATCCTGAAAAAGTGACAGAGAGAACGAACAAGGCCAGAGAAGAGCTAACGACCAATCCTAGAAACGGTTTTCTACAGAAACACAGTAGAAACAGTACGAGTTCTTGGGATTGTAGCGACAGTGACAGCATGAACAGTCTCGAAGTTGTTCAGAATCGAATAccaaattcgaataaaaattccaCGAAAATAATACCAAAGAATAGAACATTTTCGCAAGGTAGTAGCACGCATTCCTCTTGCTTGTCTAGAAACACGATCGGAAgttcgtcgaagaaaaaaagagagagttggGCTGATACTTTGAGAGGTGGTTTGGTCGATGATAAGATCAGGAGGATGGAAGAGGGTTGGGACGATAGTAATATCATTGAGATgcctaaagaaagaaaatggaggaGGATCACCGCTGAGATCGAACAAAAATTACCAAACGGTGCTGAGATCTTTGGATTAAGAGGTGGCTCTAACACGACTGCTAAAAATCGGATCAATCACTCGACTAAGAAGCTTCTTAAAAGGAATCGCGGTAGCGTTGTTCAAAGGCCTACCAAACCGATCTATGACGTCGTCGAGTGGGAGGAACTTTTGGAAATGGCTCTGGCTAAGAAGATGGCTCGTGGAGGACGTAGAGAATATAGAAAGGAGAATGGGAAAAAGGGATCAGAGGAACGTCGAGAAACGGAGGACTGTTTGAAACGTCTTGAGGTGCTTCTTCAAAACAGAATGACGCCGTTAAACGTCGAGGTAGAACATTTTATCCGAAACCACGACTACAAAtctttatcgatttcttcgaACAAACAATGATCGATTACTACGTTTCCAAAAATTCACGAAATATCTTAATGTTGTTTCGAGCATGAGTAAAACGAATTCTTCTGGAATAGATTAACacaaacattaatatttttcttctcgaagtACAGAATGTTTCACACGATCAACAGCCACGACGAGTGCGAAAGATTTAACATTTTCCTTTGCTAACTCAGAGCTATCTAATAAATACGTTCCATGGGGAAAATATATCTGTATGATTAGAGAtggagaaggatagaaaacaCGCGAAGAGAATTCTCTGTCTCGTGGATATGTTCCTCGCGAAACGGTCGAGCAAAAGGGCAACGACAGTCTCGTAATCTcgcaattttcttctttaggcTCCTCAACTGGAAAGGtctataacttttttttttttttttttctttacggcTACTAAACAATACGGATTATGTTTCTGCGTTACTCGTTGCTAACTCGTTGCTAACTCGTTGCTACGGCCGGTTGTACGTCCTTTAAGGTTGGCCTGTGATTCATGTTAATATATTACCAGGAAATTCGCGATACCATTCGTCCTTTCCAGGTTGAACGAGAACTCTACGAGTCACCGCATCCGTTCCTTCGAACGTTTCGCGGCACGGACACCGCTCGATGCGGAAATCGATACGCGACTAACTCGCACAGCTGCACTGTGACACCGGTGTTTCATAGAAACggtttatcgaatatatttaagaaaaggaaacaaaatgaTGACAAATTTGAAACAAATCGAGATTTTAAATcagtatttaaataaataagccATTTATTTGTTATGATCAATGATCGAAATTTGAATAGAAttttcgattataaataaacttttGTCATTTATATTCCATGtcgtttctcgatttttttccgacatattggaaaaaataatatccaaACGTCGAATATTCAGATACTAttcttttccaaatttttttcgatattactGTAATTTTTAATCCAATGTGAGAATAGAATCTTATCTCtcacttttatcttttttacattaGTATCAATTGCGATATTCCAATATTTATTAGGATTATAATATCACAGAAACGCCTTCTGCTTTCACTGATCcgattaaaatgaaacttaCAGGCCGGAATCAAAGTAGGTGAGTCGAATCGATTCGATCCGCAAACGTGAGGACTATTAAATATTCCGACGTTATCTTATCCCGTGTTAAACACATTGACAGAAAAAACgatttcgatagaaaaatttctgAAAAACAGGTCGTGGAAGGATAGCAGGCTCGTTTTCCGTAGTAATTTGAATTCTTTAGCCGTTTAAAACATGCACATTCGAGGTTTATAGATCTCGTATCGTTCGTTTGCGATCGTGCTAAAGGAATCTCGTCATTGATAACGACCAAGCACTTATCGGCTATTAGCGTCGTTAAACGTTGATTTTCAAAGCAAGTATGCCCGTCGTTTTAACGTCCTATATTACATTCGCGCGTACGTGTTCttggtgtatgtatatatatatattacatacgtaAACGCTTTATGTACATAATAAACATTATGTATTTGTGTTGTAAATAGAGCACacaatatttgtaaatacgtTGCACAGAATACAAACACAGAAGCAGTCTGAACACATAATAAGAAGTAATTTCATAATGAAAGTTCCAAAGCTCGTAGTACTTCTTCGAGATCTTATATTGATACTCGAGGACGACGGCGATAGATCGATTCTAGCAGATCGATGTGCGTGTGGGTGTAATGTGTCCTCGCGAGGTCGATCAGTAGGTGTTCGGTAGAAAAACACGGCCTGTTAGAAAACTGAGAGAAATGTTTCAGATGACTGCCTATCTCTCGAGATTCGAACGCGATTGACTATCAAAAGTGATTGTAAACACTTTTATTTCTGAATCGACATTTCCATAATATCTTTACAATTGAGAAGGATCCGGGAGTTGTTATTATTGCAATAGTAATATTTGcaaatattatgaattttatgaaaactaatgtttgaatgaaaaattaaaactgctgttttcttttcttcttttatatatatatatatatctacagaaaaattactaaaaattttttcctttttttaagatttcgTAGCACATTCTCTTGTACtggattattttcaaatagatCGATTTACGTATTACACTCATTGACGATATAATCAATATGCTATATTGTATAATGTACTAGCACTACTGATGtgatattatatcaatatgatataataaaaatattaatagataaattgtgcaattaatataacaattgaataataataataataaataatagtaaaacaTTTATTAGCCTATTCATGATAGTTAATAATATGAGGAATATCTGATTAATAATGCTTAAcatgttctttatttttttttttggcataTTGTACAGGCGCGATCGGAGGAGCACCTTGCGCAAGAACAAGCATGGCTAACTTCCGAGAGGATCTGGTTATTACATCGGGCTGGTTTTACACCAGCTATGCGTTGTGGTTCAGCGGACCCGGACACGGGGAAATTGCGAATTTGTTTGACGACTTCCGGCGAGGAACTGCTTGTTGACGAAGAAGACGTCGAGAAGGTACGAACTCTTATTACTTcgataaatttcgataaaatatcgataagaatgaaattattttttaaagaaaaaaaatatatatgtatgtataaaagacGTTTTAAATAACAAGAAAGTATAAcgtctatatttattattcgacaGGCTAATCCTCCGCAATTTGATAAAGCCGAGGAATTATCTCAATTGCGATTCCTCAATGAGTCCTCTGTTCTACACATACTGAGACAACGCTATGCTAGTAATTTGATTCACACGTACGCCGGTGACAGCATGCTTGTCATAAATCCAGTGGCGCCATTGGCAATATATTCGGAGAAGGTACATCgctttattaacaataaatcataattttatcttctttcgtcataattaaatcataatttattcttCGTACTGATCCTTTAATTATCGTATGAGTTTAAATCTatgatcatatattttactacCAACAACTTCGTAATTTTTTGCCCATTCGCTCGGGAATCTTTGCtccgaatttttctttttattagatGTAATTAAAGTTACAAGGAAATATCACGTTTGCTCGATCTTGTCtgtgctttttctttttcttaataaataagtattacattcttattgaataatttgtatgtatattttttcgtatcaTTGTAAATCTTCTTGgacttgaattttttttagacaCACTCGAATTCTTGCTTCTAATCTCAGAGTAGAAGTAATATGTCAAACTGACCCTTTGATCCGTTTTTAGGTCGCTCATATGTTCCGAGGTTGCAAAAGCGAGGATATGCCGCCTCACATATACGCTATGGCACAGTCTGCGTATAGAGGGATGTTGGCGACTCGAAGAGATCACTCTCTCGTCTTTCTCGGTCGCAGCGGCGCCGGAAAAACTACGAATTTCAAGCACGCGCTGCATTACCTCGTGCTCGCTGCAGGCACCGTGAATAAGGTAGGTGTGAATGCTTGGATTACGAGCATTCctcgaatatttttgtattttttattaaatctctacatcactttttcatatttcttttctctctttctctctctctctttctcccttccctTCAGATATTAACCATAGAGAAGTTGAATGCCTTGTTCACCGTACTCGAAGCCTTTGGAAACAGTCGGACGCATATGAATTCGAACGCAACGCGTTTCACGCAACTGTTTAGCCTGGACTTCGATCAGTCTGGACAAATCGCTTCGGCATCGCTTCAAGTAAGATTGATTTAActtatttttgtatcattatcattgttatcatACGCGAGGATAAATATCTTAGTTGACTTGCAAACATTTATCCTGTAATGTAGACAACGAGATATAACGTTCTAAACGAATGATTGTAATTTAGGTGCTGCTTTTGGAAAAATCGAGAATAGGTAGAAGAGCAAACGGTGATCCAACGTTTCATGCTATTTATCGTCTACTAGCAGGCGCAGAAGGTGCCCTGAGAAAGGAACTTCACTTGACGAATCTAGTCGCTGAGAACAATCAATTCGTCACACCTTTACAAAAGCACGAGGATAAGCAACGTGCAATGGTGGAGTTCAATCGTATCGTCGCAGCCTTTAGGATTTTAGGAGTCTCCGAGACCGACGAGAAGGTCATTTGGCTAGTATTAGCTGGGATTTATCATTTAAGCTGTGCCAGTGCGGTCAAAGCTGGTACCACATCGCAGAGCCGTTGGCAATTCGCTAGAGTGGAGTGTGCTGAAAAGGCAGCTAATTTATTAGGTACGTCGGTGGAGGAATTAAGTAGGATAGTCTTTTCTTCGAACGGAGGTGGTGCTGGTACACCAAACACCCCAAGGCCAGCCTTAAGAACGCCTAGTCCAACCGAGCAAAGCAAAGATGTCACCGGTCTGGACGCTCTCGAGGGTCTCCTTATCGGTCTTTACTCGGAAGTTTTTCATTGTGTCGCGGCACTCATTAACAAGTGAGTTACATTGATCTTCATCTCATTTAGAATCGATCAAAAGAGAATCAAAGTCTAACGATtgactattattattgatttattatcgaGTTACCTGAGTTTTGGTGTCTGAATcgttagataatattataaatgaatattttttgttattgataAATCGaacctttttgtttcttttattcgtagaTCTATATCATCGTCAGTGCACACTGTATCCTCTCTTCTGTTATGCGACTCTCCTGGTTTTCAAAATCCCGCTTCGTGTGGAAGACAAACAGGAGCATGCTTCGAGGATCTCTGTCACAATTATCTTCAGGAACGTTTGCAATTACTTTTTCATCATACGACTTTGGTAGCTCCGAAAGATAGATACGTTCAGGAAGCTATCGATGTTGATTACGAGGATGATTACGACGAAGATGGGGTTGGATCTCCGCAAGGGTTGGTCTCTCTCTTGGACAGGGGTAGTTCTCAAAGTGCTACAATGTTACGTACTAGTCAAAGTGATTTAAGTGGTAGCAGACAAATGGAACGGAAAGGTTTACTTTGGTTGTTGGATGAGGAAACCGTTTGTCCTGGAGGTAGCGATGAAACTTTCTTGGATCGACTGTTCTCTTATTACGGGGACAGAggtaaaaagatttatttgaagaattttgttttaacAAATTCTGTCTTCTCTTTAACGTTGATAagtttatcatttaatatcattttcagatttttaattgttttcttcttctcatagATCATCAGATGCTTTTGAGAAAGGCACCAGGAAACAATCAATTCGTACTTCAACATCTGTTAGGTACTAATCCTGTTTTGTACACCGCAACTGGTTGGTTGAAGGCTACGCGAGAAAATTCTGTGGCAAAGAGTGCGATTGCGATTCTTCAAGAGAGTTCGAGGTACTCTTTACGATCAATACGAATCATCACGAAAATTCTTCCTTTTGATTCTAACtcttattattccttttctttttattttttttttatagagaagACGTTAGTATGCTATTCGTAAGTGCACGAGGTGCCGGTGTATCTGGTGCTTTGTGTGGTTCAATGCCTGGCTTGGAGGGATCGCAATCCTTGAGAAGAGCCTCGAGTATCCGAAGAACATTCACGGCagttaaaaggaaaaacgttTGCTTGCAAGTAAAATTTACAGTGGtgagtatatttatttttttcttttctttgttaaaaaaaaaaaagaaaagaaaatttctcttaaACTCGAACgttaaagaaattatctttttgCTCAGACATATTGTTAGTTTGCTTATCTTGGCGTACTCATTATATAGTTAAAATTTTCCTCTCGGTGTCAAAGATCGACATTATATCGCCTCATTATAACACCACATGTACTTGTCTCATTATAGAGGAATGATCATTCGTAAGAAGCAGATCTTCGCTACTTAAAAATGTACCACGAAATATGCGTTATTTTAATTTGGTATCATTCACTGTTTCTGCTGCATCTATTTGTGAGttcttgtccttttttttttttttatttttttattattattacttcgaGTATGATAAGAAagttacttacatacatacatacgttactTGCAAAGTACTTTTATACGCGTATTGCGTTTATTCGCGAACACAGTGTTTtggaattaaattgaaaatttcaatttcttttaggACGGTCTTATCGAGACGCTCCGTCGAACTCGTCTAAAATTCATCCACTGTCTTCTACCGCAACATAATGCCGGCTGTACCGACAATAAGAGTTTATTGTCAGTAAAATCTAATCAGAACGAAGACAGTGTTATAAACGTGCCTCTTTTAAGATCACAGGTAagcgataaaatgaaagatttaattacattattttaaagatatttataaatcctatataacgtaaataataatttgttgaaataaCGTCCACGTATAATTTGCTAGATTCTAGAACTACTTTTCGTCGAATTGTCCTATCGGATTTAGtagatagaaattattttgacAAAGCCACG
Above is a window of Vespula vulgaris chromosome 4, iyVesVulg1.1, whole genome shotgun sequence DNA encoding:
- the LOC127062997 gene encoding unconventional myosin-XVIIIa isoform X4 translates to MPRRNEDEVDKDDSPLRAHYVLHRSCRGKAHASGIAKQTNNRRMILPHPEKVTERTNKAREELTTNPRNGFLQKHSRNSTSSWDCSDSDSMNSLEVVQNRIPNSNKNSTKIIPKNRTFSQGSSTHSSCLSRNTIGSSSKKKRESWADTLRGGLVDDKIRRMEEGWDDSNIIEMPKERKWRRITAEIEQKLPNGAEIFGLRGGSNTTAKNRINHSTKKLLKRNRGSVVQRPTKPIYDVVEWEELLEMALAKKMARGGRREYRKENGKKGSEERRETEDCLKRLEVLLQNRMTPLNVEARSEEHLAQEQAWLTSERIWLLHRAGFTPAMRCGSADPDTGKLRICLTTSGEELLVDEEDVEKANPPQFDKAEELSQLRFLNESSVLHILRQRYASNLIHTYAGDSMLVINPVAPLAIYSEKVAHMFRGCKSEDMPPHIYAMAQSAYRGMLATRRDHSLVFLGRSGAGKTTNFKHALHYLVLAAGTVNKILTIEKLNALFTVLEAFGNSRTHMNSNATRFTQLFSLDFDQSGQIASASLQVLLLEKSRIGRRANGDPTFHAIYRLLAGAEGALRKELHLTNLVAENNQFVTPLQKHEDKQRAMVEFNRIVAAFRILGVSETDEKVIWLVLAGIYHLSCASAVKAGTTSQSRWQFARVECAEKAANLLGTSVEELSRIVFSSNGGGAGTPNTPRPALRTPSPTEQSKDVTGLDALEGLLIGLYSEVFHCVAALINKSISSSVHTVSSLLLCDSPGFQNPASCGRQTGACFEDLCHNYLQERLQLLFHHTTLVAPKDRYVQEAIDVDYEDDYDEDGVGSPQGLVSLLDRGSSQSATMLRTSQSDLSGSRQMERKGLLWLLDEETVCPGGSDETFLDRLFSYYGDRDHQMLLRKAPGNNQFVLQHLLGTNPVLYTATGWLKATRENSVAKSAIAILQESSREDVSMLFVSARGAGVSGALCGSMPGLEGSQSLRRASSIRRTFTAVKRKNVCLQVKFTVDGLIETLRRTRLKFIHCLLPQHNAGCTDNKSLLSVKSNQNEDSVINVPLLRSQIRGSQIIDAVRLHKVGFPKYMALGEFRRRFALLSSDVNARPGSPVADERRAVEDMLLTVDIDPASYRVGQSQIFFRSGTLERLEAQRDEKLTGHIILLQARCRGYLARRKLNTLKLQDLAVRCIQRNVRKLMSVREWPWWRLYVKVAPLLNVHRTEDQLKARTEELEVLRAKVERLEQERNHLKHDNDKLEAKLSEMTADFAEEHSTSTLAAERIDAETSERLRLERELQDVTEANKNLQQTTERLEMELLYARAADLNGVASDGEDGEDGGVYRQRYEHAIRELEFTKRKMAQQHEDDLEQLVGLKKQLEKKLADAYEEVEEQRQVVGQWKRRVQKLNGEMHDLRLLLEEQTARNNLLEKKQRKFDSETQNLMNDLRQEKAQRERLAREKEIAIAEKFTIEQNLSDAKLEIELKEERLRTLSQELEELTFGGKTEEEVAQLKKAKHELEKRAKDQEEELDDLAGQVQLLEQAKLRLEMSIEQQRKEMRKEMQQRDEELEDVRGNALKKVKALESQLENEHEERTILLREKHELERRLVAIEEQDRVDRAADAETTQRLKRDLKRTRALLRDAQTMLERSKGDSTGKAALRQLKNQLEDAECARAAAVKAKQALEQELNETQATLEEATRLRSEAEDRANAANRERSELLSQLEENEEELAEVLKKYRAAVQQVSAEQAQLQEAQVQIAALEAEKSSLKDQLSELSQRLESVEQLGDPTANSLATRRLEFRTKELESKLELEQTTRARLETQIARLKESVEKLQTETALLRTKEQTAQDTARRLQRSLRDAREEASSALAREQEATRARRELEKSLEAAEAETKVARDDLRLALQRIDDLQSAIQGELDLDCSEEATSENSDSD